A genomic region of Papaver somniferum cultivar HN1 chromosome 7, ASM357369v1, whole genome shotgun sequence contains the following coding sequences:
- the LOC113296035 gene encoding uncharacterized protein LOC113296035 → MRIRRAQNNINEMENEEGNLVTDQQQIADALVKHFQKKFEETTVKFDEDLFAAIPKILNEEDNLILDAIPSSIETKKAILEMNDSAPGPDSFPGSFYKFAWETIGTELVEAILYCWRNNFIPKGFNSKFLFLLPKIQGAKKAEHFRPIGLANFNFKVIKRIITTRVSTMIDEMVSVQQSAFIKGRNIQEKIVLASELVDELDIKRRGGNVGLKIDIAQTFDSISWNFLFELEEGSGDPLSPILFVLAEEVLSRNISKLVQTGKLQAMVNRGGFQPTHLMFADDIFIFCNGHKKNLQNLMDWVNIKKHQDKYLGVILNPGRVKTYQVWGMVKMMQKMLAGWMGKLLAFSVRLTLVKFVQSSMPIYSMSVYKWPKSVILIVERIIRNFLWSGDPDVEKLVTVKWGQLNAPIEEGEIGFKKTRNDEQSNANEPSMEN, encoded by the exons ATGAGAATCAGAAGAGCACAGAACAACATAAATgaaatggaaaatgaagaaggaaATTTAGTAACTGATCAACAACAAATTGCAGATGCGTTAGTCAAACATTTTCAGAAGAAATTTGAAGAAACAACGGTAAAATTTGATGAAGATCTGTTTGCAGCAATACCAAAAATTTTAAATGAGGAAGACAATTTAATTCTTGATGCTATTCCCTCTTCAATTGAGACCAAAAAAGCAATCTTAGAGATGAATGATAGTGCTCCAGGGCCTGATAGTTTTCCAGGGAGTTTCTACAAATTTGCTTGGGAAACAATTGGGACAGAATTGGTGGAAGCTATCCTATACTGCTGGAGGAATAATTTCATCCCCAAAGGTTTCAACTCTAAATTTTTGTTTCTACTTCCAAAAATACAAGGAGCAAAAAAAGCAGAGCATTTCAGACCTATTGGACTtgccaatttcaatttcaaagtcataaaaagaattattacaACAAGAGTTAGTACTATGATTGATGAAATGGTCTCAGTTCAACAAAGTGCTTTCATCAAAGGGAGGAACATACAAGAGAAGATTGTTTTAGCTTCTGAACTTGTTGATGAGTTGGATATCAAAAGGAGAGGAGGCAATGTAGGTCTTAAAATTGACATCGCTCAAACTTTTGACTCCATAAGTTGGAATTTCTTGTTTGAA TTGGAAGAGGGCTCAGGTGACCCACTTTCACCTATACTGTTTGTACTTGCTGAGGAAGTTTTAAGTAGAAACATCTCAAAGTTGGTTCAAACAGGCAAGCTTCAAGCAATGGTAAATAGAGGTGGTTTCCAGCCAACCCATCTAATGTTTGCAGATGACATATTCATATTTTGTAATGGGCACAAGAAGAATTTACAAAATTTGATGGACTGGGTAAATATCAAAAAGCATCAGG ATAAATATTTAGGAGTCATCCTTAATCCTGGTAGAGTTAAAACATATCAAGTATGGGGTATGGTGAAAATGATGCAAAAAATGCTAGCGGGATGGATGGGGAAATTGTTAGCCTTCTCTGTCAGATTGACATTGGTTAAATTTGTGCAAAGTAGCATGCCCATATACAGTATGTCAGTTTACAAATGGCCCAAATCTGTGATACTAATTGTTGAAAGAATCATCAGAAATTTTTTGTGGTCTGGTGATCCTGATGTAGAGAAGTTAGTAACTGTTAAATGGGGTCAATTAAATGCACCTATAGAAGAGGGGGAGATTGGGTTTAAGAAGACTAGAAATGATGAACAAAGCAATGCTAATGAACCTTCTATGGAAAATTGA
- the LOC113299684 gene encoding phytochrome-associated serine/threonine-protein phosphatase-like — MDLDLWITKVKEGQHLMENELQLLCEYVKDILIEESNVQPVNSPVTVCGDIHGQFHDLMKLFQTGGHVPETNYIFMGDFVDRGYNSLEVFTILLLLKARYPAHITLLRGNHESRQLTQVYGFYDECQRKYGNANAWRYCTDVFDYLTLSAIIDGTVLCVHGGLSPDVRTIDQMRVIERNCEIPHEGPFCDLMWSDPEEIETWAVSPRGAGWLFGSRVTTEFNHINNLDLVCRAHQLVQEGLKYMFPDKGLVTVWSAPNYCYRCGNVASILSFNENMEREVKFFTETEENNQMRGPRSGVPYFL; from the exons ATGGATCTAGATCTATGGATTACAAAGGTTAAAGAAGGTCAACATTTAATGGAAAACGAACTTCAACTTCTTTGTGAATAT GTGAAGGATATCCTTATCGAGGAATCTAATGTTCAACCTGTAAATAGCCCAGTCACTGTTTGCGGTGACATCCATGGCCAATTTCATGATCTCATGAAACTCTTCCAGACTGGCGGTCATGTACCAGAAACTAATTATATATTTATG GGCGATTTTGTGGACCGTGGATATAACAGTCTCGAAGTCTTCACTATTCTTTTGCTTCTAAAGGCAAG ATATCCTGCACATATTACTCTTTTGCGTGGAAATCATGAAAGCAGGCAATTAACTCAG GTTTACGGTTTTTATGACGAGTGCCAAAGGAAATATGGTAATGCTAATGCCTGGAGATATTGCACTGATGTATTTGACTATCTCACACTCTCAGCCATTATAGATGGAACT GTTCTCTGTGTCCATGGTGGTCTTTCTCCTGATGTTCGAACAATTGACCAG ATGAGGGTCATTGAACGAAATTGTGAAATTCCCCATGAAGGTCCTTTTTGTGATCTCATGTGGAGTGATCCCGAGGAAATTGAAACTTGGGCAGTCAGTCCAAGGGGAGCGGGTTGGCTTTTCGGATCTAGGGTAACAACAGAG TTTAATCACATAAACAACCTGGATCTTGTTTGTCGGGCTCATCAGCTTGTGCAAGAAGGTCTCAAGTACATGTTTCCGGATAAAGGCCTAGTAACT GTGTGGTCGGCACCGAATTATTGCTATAGGTGTGGAAATGTAGCTTCGATACTGAGCTTCAATGAGAACATG GAGAGGGAGGTGAAATTCTTTACAGAAACTGAGGAGAACAATCAGATGAGAGGACCCAGATCAGGAGTCCCTTATTTCTTATGA